A region from the Thauera humireducens genome encodes:
- the uvrB gene encoding excinuclease ABC subunit UvrB: MTSQGNSAGNDAPQQGGKVVTFEGSPFRLHQPFPPAGDQPEAIRLLCEGVEDGLMYQTLLGVTGSGKTYTMANVIARMGRPALVLAPNKTLAAQLYAEFKEFLPENAVEYFVSYYDYYQPEAYVPSRDLFIEKDSSINEHIEQMRLSATKSLMERRDVVIVATVSCIYGIGDPVDYHAMILHLREGERMAHRDLIQRLVAMQYSRADIDFRRGTFRVRGDVIDVFPAENAELAVRIEMFDDEIEHLTLFDPLTGHLKHKLARFTVYPSSHYVTPRATVLQAIEAIKEELKERIATFQREGKLVEAQRIEQRTRFDLEMLNEMGFCKGIENYSRHLSGRGPGEPPPTLIDYLPADALLFIDESHVAIGQVGGMYKGDRSRKENLVGYGFRLPSALDNRPLKFDEFERLMPQTVFVSATPAKYEEEHQGQVVEQVVRPTGLIDPVVEVRPAMTQVDDLLTEIKKRLEVNERVLVTVLTKRMAEDLTDYLADNGIRVRYLHSDIDTVERVEIIRDLRLGEFDVLVGINLLREGLDIPEVSLVTILDADKEGFLRSERSLIQTIGRAARHLHGTAILYADRITDSMKAAIGETERRRHKQIAFNEANGIVPKSVTKRIKDIIDGVYDSDGAKRDAARVAEKDADYAVMDEKALARAIKRLEKEMQEHARNLEFEKAAAARDELFKLRQRAFGADQHGSV; the protein is encoded by the coding sequence ATGACGAGTCAAGGCAATAGCGCCGGAAACGATGCACCGCAGCAAGGCGGGAAGGTGGTCACCTTCGAGGGAAGCCCCTTCCGCCTGCACCAGCCGTTTCCACCTGCCGGCGACCAGCCCGAGGCGATCCGCCTGCTGTGCGAGGGCGTGGAAGATGGCCTGATGTACCAGACCCTGCTCGGCGTGACCGGCTCGGGCAAGACCTACACCATGGCCAACGTCATCGCCCGCATGGGCCGTCCGGCGCTGGTGCTGGCGCCGAACAAGACGCTGGCGGCGCAGTTGTACGCCGAGTTCAAGGAGTTCCTGCCCGAGAACGCGGTCGAGTACTTCGTCAGCTACTACGACTACTATCAGCCCGAGGCCTACGTGCCCTCGCGCGACCTTTTCATCGAGAAGGACTCGTCGATCAACGAGCACATCGAGCAGATGCGGCTCTCCGCCACCAAGAGCCTGATGGAGCGGCGCGACGTGGTGATCGTGGCCACGGTGTCGTGCATCTACGGCATCGGCGACCCGGTCGATTACCACGCGATGATCCTGCACCTGCGCGAAGGCGAGCGCATGGCGCACCGCGACCTCATCCAGCGTCTGGTGGCGATGCAGTACAGCCGCGCCGACATCGACTTTCGTCGCGGCACCTTCCGCGTGCGCGGCGACGTGATCGACGTGTTCCCGGCGGAGAACGCCGAGCTGGCGGTGCGCATCGAGATGTTCGACGACGAGATCGAGCATCTGACGCTGTTCGACCCGCTCACCGGACATCTGAAGCACAAACTGGCGCGCTTCACCGTGTATCCGTCCAGCCACTACGTCACCCCGCGCGCGACGGTGCTGCAGGCGATCGAGGCGATCAAGGAGGAGTTAAAGGAGCGCATCGCCACGTTCCAGCGCGAGGGCAAGCTGGTGGAGGCCCAGCGCATCGAGCAGCGCACCCGCTTCGACCTCGAGATGCTCAACGAGATGGGCTTCTGCAAGGGTATCGAGAACTACTCGCGGCATCTGTCGGGTCGCGGTCCGGGCGAGCCGCCGCCGACCCTGATCGACTATCTGCCGGCCGATGCGCTGCTGTTCATCGACGAGTCTCACGTCGCCATTGGTCAGGTGGGCGGCATGTACAAGGGCGACCGTTCGCGCAAGGAGAACCTGGTCGGCTACGGTTTCCGCCTGCCCTCGGCGCTGGACAACCGCCCGCTGAAGTTCGACGAGTTCGAGCGCCTGATGCCGCAGACCGTGTTCGTCTCCGCCACGCCGGCGAAGTACGAGGAGGAGCACCAGGGCCAGGTGGTGGAGCAGGTGGTGCGACCCACCGGCCTGATCGATCCGGTGGTGGAGGTGCGTCCGGCGATGACGCAGGTGGATGACCTGCTCACCGAGATCAAGAAGCGGCTCGAGGTGAACGAGCGCGTGCTGGTCACCGTGCTGACCAAGCGCATGGCCGAGGACCTGACCGATTACCTCGCCGACAACGGCATCCGCGTGCGCTACCTGCACTCGGACATCGACACGGTGGAACGGGTCGAGATCATCCGCGACCTGCGCCTGGGCGAGTTCGACGTGCTGGTGGGCATCAACCTGCTGCGCGAGGGCCTGGACATCCCCGAAGTGTCATTGGTGACGATCCTCGATGCGGACAAGGAAGGCTTCCTGCGCTCCGAGCGCTCGCTGATCCAGACCATCGGCCGCGCCGCGCGCCATCTGCACGGCACGGCGATCCTCTACGCCGACCGTATCACCGACTCGATGAAGGCGGCCATCGGCGAGACCGAACGTCGCCGGCACAAGCAGATCGCCTTCAACGAGGCCAACGGCATCGTGCCCAAGTCGGTGACCAAGCGCATCAAGGACATCATCGACGGGGTCTATGATTCGGATGGGGCCAAGCGCGATGCCGCCCGCGTGGCCGAGAAGGACGCCGACTATGCGGTGATGGACGAGAAGGCACTGGCGCGGGCAATCAAGCGTCTGGAGAAGGAGATGCAGGAGCACGCCCGCAACCTGGAGTTCGAGAAGGCCGCTGCGGCACGCGACGAGCTGTTCAAGCTCCGTCAGCGCGCATTTGGCGCAGACCAGCACGGCAGCGTTTGA
- a CDS encoding low molecular weight protein-tyrosine-phosphatase, whose product MTKILFVCTGNICRSPTAEAVARHFISTGGLEGRIEVDSAGTQGYHVGEAPDPRTRKAAQLRGYDLSALRARKLDPFDFQRFDLLLAMDRGHLETMRRLCPEVYRPRLGLFMEYARNSEYDEVPDPYYGGPRGFDVVLDMCEDGVKGLLETVTARA is encoded by the coding sequence ATGACGAAGATCCTGTTCGTATGCACGGGCAACATCTGCCGCTCGCCGACGGCCGAGGCGGTGGCGCGGCATTTCATCAGCACGGGCGGGCTGGAGGGCCGGATCGAGGTCGATTCGGCGGGCACGCAGGGTTACCACGTGGGCGAGGCGCCTGATCCGCGCACGCGCAAGGCGGCGCAATTGCGCGGCTACGATCTGTCGGCCTTGCGGGCGCGCAAGCTCGACCCCTTCGACTTCCAGCGCTTCGATCTGCTGTTGGCGATGGATCGCGGGCACCTGGAGACGATGCGCCGCTTGTGTCCCGAGGTCTATCGTCCGCGACTCGGGCTGTTCATGGAGTACGCGCGCAACAGCGAGTACGACGAAGTGCCCGATCCCTACTACGGTGGGCCACGGGGCTTCGATGTGGTGCTGGATATGTGCGAGGACGGCGTGAAGGGGCTGCTGGAGACCGTGACCGCGCGTGCTTGA
- the istA gene encoding IS21 family transposase: METKHIEVNPVRRLVCGVREMLEPEAVTTIVRLGQSGWGAKRIARTLGIARNTVRRYLNAGGPVPYRQPQRDSVLGGHEAWLRERFLQHRGNCDVVRQQLSKELGIDTSLRTVERACRGFRQELEASRRATIRFETAPGEQMQIDFGQTRVLIGGEPVRVFLFVATLGYSRRGFSCAFRHERQSAWFAGIEAAFAHFGGRSQTLLIDNAKALVDKHDTQTRQVRLNSRFEAFCRHWDIVARACAPFRARTKGKTENGVGYVKKNAIAGHAFDSPLLTNCTHPRHRSLPVGIWSANIQHLQRHMTCHPCLWPRVWRAPQRMILKETDSKAGQLAELEALMTAPGVPPEKKLQIKRELKILRAGIKGERESAYDIDFYSGASKNRIVIHDLRLELNGRVAQIDHLVLNRLLEVYVLETKHFTEGVSINDQGEFSIWLGGKPRGIPSPLEQNQRHIAVLSEVFKTLKMPTRLGIRLQPSFESLVLVSKNARISRPEKFDTGRVLKSDQFERWIEKNIDSGSPLMMAKLVGVETLTEIAEQLVALHRPLVPNYKAKFSITEDMLHPTEVVSAPAVPRTAVAEPVEGPASVTEDATGKLKTSKLAQKIGLKTADLVARLVTLGLLELREGKPYITPKGKEAGGEFRMSKKFGPYFLWPEALKV; the protein is encoded by the coding sequence TTGGAAACGAAGCACATCGAGGTGAATCCTGTACGCCGTCTGGTTTGCGGAGTGCGGGAGATGTTGGAGCCGGAGGCGGTCACGACGATCGTTCGGTTGGGGCAGTCGGGGTGGGGCGCGAAGCGGATTGCCAGGACGTTGGGCATCGCGCGCAACACGGTGCGGCGCTATCTGAACGCGGGCGGGCCGGTGCCCTACCGGCAGCCGCAGCGCGACAGCGTGCTGGGCGGTCATGAGGCGTGGCTGCGGGAGCGTTTCCTGCAGCACCGGGGCAACTGCGACGTGGTGCGTCAGCAGTTGAGCAAGGAGCTCGGGATCGACACGAGCCTGCGCACGGTCGAGCGCGCGTGCCGTGGGTTCCGCCAGGAGCTTGAAGCCAGTCGCCGTGCGACGATCCGCTTCGAGACTGCGCCGGGCGAGCAGATGCAGATCGACTTCGGCCAGACGCGGGTGCTGATCGGTGGCGAGCCGGTGCGGGTGTTCCTGTTCGTGGCGACGCTGGGCTATTCGCGCCGGGGGTTTTCGTGCGCGTTCCGGCACGAGCGCCAGAGCGCGTGGTTCGCCGGGATCGAGGCGGCCTTTGCGCATTTCGGCGGACGGTCGCAGACGCTGCTCATCGACAACGCCAAGGCGCTGGTCGACAAGCACGACACGCAGACGCGCCAGGTTCGGCTCAACAGCCGCTTCGAGGCGTTCTGCCGGCACTGGGACATCGTTGCCCGGGCGTGCGCGCCGTTTCGCGCCCGCACCAAGGGCAAGACCGAGAACGGCGTGGGCTACGTGAAGAAGAACGCCATCGCCGGTCACGCCTTCGATTCACCCCTCCTCACGAATTGCACCCATCCGAGGCACAGATCACTACCTGTCGGGATCTGGTCGGCTAACATTCAGCATCTCCAACGTCATATGACGTGTCATCCATGCCTTTGGCCACGGGTTTGGCGCGCACCGCAACGAATGATCCTGAAAGAGACGGACTCCAAGGCAGGCCAGCTTGCCGAGCTCGAAGCCTTGATGACTGCGCCGGGCGTACCCCCGGAGAAGAAGCTGCAGATCAAGCGGGAACTGAAAATCCTCCGAGCCGGAATCAAGGGTGAGCGCGAGTCTGCCTACGACATCGACTTCTACAGTGGCGCCAGCAAGAATCGGATCGTGATCCACGATCTTCGCCTCGAACTGAACGGGCGCGTGGCTCAGATCGACCATCTGGTGCTGAACCGACTGCTGGAAGTCTATGTGCTCGAAACGAAGCACTTCACCGAGGGCGTGTCGATCAACGACCAAGGCGAGTTCTCCATCTGGTTGGGTGGAAAACCCCGTGGCATTCCCTCCCCCCTCGAACAGAACCAACGGCACATCGCCGTGCTGTCTGAGGTGTTCAAGACGCTGAAGATGCCTACACGCCTCGGCATTCGGCTGCAGCCCTCATTCGAGTCCTTGGTGCTGGTGTCGAAGAACGCCCGGATCTCGCGCCCGGAGAAGTTCGACACAGGCCGTGTGCTGAAGTCGGACCAGTTCGAGCGCTGGATCGAGAAGAACATCGACTCGGGGTCACCACTGATGATGGCCAAGCTTGTCGGCGTCGAAACCTTGACCGAGATTGCGGAGCAACTCGTTGCTCTGCACCGTCCTCTGGTACCCAATTACAAGGCGAAGTTCAGCATCACTGAAGACATGCTCCATCCGACTGAGGTTGTCTCGGCCCCGGCAGTACCACGCACGGCCGTAGCGGAACCCGTCGAGGGACCGGCCAGCGTTACCGAGGATGCCACCGGGAAGCTCAAGACGTCGAAGCTCGCCCAGAAGATTGGGCTCAAGACAGCCGACCTCGTCGCGCGCTTAGTCACCCTCGGCCTACTGGAACTGCGTGAAGGCAAGCCATACATCACCCCGAAGGGCAAAGAAGCGGGCGGCGAGTTTCGGATGAGCAAGAAATTCGGGCCGTATTTCCTGTGGCCGGAAGCGCTGAAGGTGTGA
- a CDS encoding Rne/Rng family ribonuclease — protein MKRMLFNATQAEELRVAIVDGQKLIDLDIESAAKEERKSNIYKAVITRIEPSLEAAFVDYGAERHGFLPFKEISRSYFQPGVDAGKASIKEALREGQELIVQVEKDERGNKGAALTTYISLAGRYLVLMPNNPRGGGVSRRVEGDERAELREIMDQLDVPQGMSLIARTAAIGRSAEELEWDLNYLMQLWRAIEGAAQGQNGAFLIYQEGSLVIRAIRDYFQPDIGEILIDTDDVYEQARQFMAHVMPGNVSRVKRYSDDVPLFSRFQIEHQIESAYSRQVGLPSGGAVVIDHTEALVSIDVNSGRATKGSDIEETAFRTNCEAADEIARQLRLRDLGGLIVIDFIDMESQKNQREVENRLRDALRHDRARVQTGKISRFGLLELSRQRLRPALAETSYITCPRCNGTGHIRSTESSALHIVRILEEEAMKENTGAVHLQVPVDVATFLLNEKRVDIARIEMRHKVQLIIVPNRHLETPAHEIIRLRHDQLNAEDIALASYQMVQKPAEEEERLPSKANERPARQEAAVKGIAPAQPAPVAAPAPVAAEAPVAPVQKGLLARIMSWFTGGKPQAAEPVAEPVVETAPKRDGRGRNERNGEGRRGNGNRGRRGERDGEPQSGRGQRGERQERTEGSEKPQRAVQTEKAERTERGERPERGERPERGERQERGEGRRGRGQRGQRAEDAERAVEVAATESNEALLKAAAPVVAAEVAVSAEAAVVEPTAGEDGAPSEKRRRRGRGRGRRSGEAQAAGTSVATEEALAGEAAELAPEAEATAAEAVPVQIEATPVAAVEPVETPAPTTEQARVEEPAAEPFPAAAVEAAPVAVTEEAIVAATVTAEPAEVEPTATAEEAAALPLPVAEAVTVEVAAEESVEAAPAPVKLETEVAAETEVPAEVTSVETEPAITAEAPTLIERAVAAQAPEEAPAAASEAEARLAPSAPIELPTTPTESGLIMIETDPSKRAAFGTGAPEQTVRLGRKPRPAPVIAEEPLQQVETNK, from the coding sequence ATGAAGCGCATGCTTTTCAATGCGACGCAGGCCGAAGAACTGCGCGTCGCGATCGTGGATGGTCAGAAACTGATCGACCTCGATATCGAATCGGCCGCAAAAGAAGAACGCAAGAGCAACATCTACAAGGCGGTCATCACCCGCATCGAGCCCAGCCTCGAAGCGGCTTTCGTCGACTATGGCGCCGAGCGCCATGGCTTCCTGCCCTTCAAGGAAATCTCCCGCTCCTACTTCCAGCCTGGCGTTGACGCCGGCAAGGCCTCCATCAAGGAAGCGCTGAGGGAAGGCCAGGAGCTGATCGTCCAGGTCGAGAAGGACGAACGCGGCAACAAGGGCGCGGCGCTCACCACCTACATCTCGCTGGCTGGCCGTTATCTGGTGCTGATGCCCAACAACCCGCGCGGCGGTGGCGTATCGCGCCGCGTCGAGGGCGACGAGCGCGCCGAACTGCGCGAGATCATGGACCAGCTCGACGTGCCGCAGGGCATGAGCCTGATCGCCCGCACCGCTGCCATCGGCCGCAGCGCCGAAGAGCTCGAGTGGGACCTCAACTACCTGATGCAGCTGTGGCGCGCCATCGAAGGCGCCGCGCAGGGCCAGAACGGCGCCTTCCTGATCTACCAGGAAGGCAGCCTGGTGATCCGCGCGATCCGCGACTACTTCCAGCCCGACATCGGCGAGATCCTCATCGACACCGATGACGTCTATGAGCAGGCACGCCAGTTCATGGCCCACGTCATGCCGGGCAACGTCAGCCGCGTGAAGCGCTACAGCGACGACGTGCCGCTGTTCTCGCGCTTCCAGATCGAGCACCAGATCGAATCGGCCTACTCGCGCCAGGTCGGACTGCCCTCAGGCGGCGCCGTGGTCATTGACCACACCGAAGCGCTGGTGTCGATCGACGTCAACTCGGGTCGCGCCACCAAGGGCTCGGACATCGAGGAAACCGCCTTCCGCACCAACTGCGAGGCCGCCGACGAGATCGCCCGCCAGCTGCGCCTGCGCGACCTGGGCGGCCTGATCGTCATCGACTTCATCGACATGGAGTCGCAGAAGAACCAGCGCGAGGTCGAGAACCGCCTGCGCGACGCGCTGCGCCACGACCGCGCCCGCGTGCAGACCGGCAAGATCAGCCGCTTCGGCCTGCTCGAGCTGTCGCGTCAGCGCCTGCGCCCGGCGCTGGCCGAAACCAGCTACATCACCTGCCCGCGCTGCAACGGCACCGGCCACATCCGCAGCACCGAATCTTCCGCGCTGCACATCGTGCGCATCCTCGAAGAGGAAGCGATGAAGGAGAACACCGGCGCGGTGCACCTGCAGGTGCCGGTCGACGTCGCCACCTTCCTGCTCAACGAGAAGCGCGTCGATATCGCCCGCATCGAGATGCGCCACAAGGTGCAACTCATCATCGTACCGAACCGTCATCTGGAAACGCCGGCGCACGAGATCATCCGCCTGCGCCACGACCAGCTGAACGCCGAGGACATCGCGCTGGCCAGCTACCAGATGGTGCAGAAGCCCGCCGAGGAGGAGGAGCGCCTGCCGTCCAAGGCCAACGAGCGCCCGGCCCGCCAGGAGGCCGCGGTGAAGGGCATCGCCCCCGCGCAGCCGGCTCCGGTCGCCGCACCTGCGCCCGTTGCCGCGGAAGCGCCTGTCGCACCGGTGCAGAAGGGCTTGCTCGCCCGCATCATGAGCTGGTTCACCGGCGGCAAGCCGCAGGCTGCCGAACCCGTCGCCGAGCCGGTGGTCGAAACCGCGCCGAAGCGTGACGGCCGCGGTCGCAACGAACGCAACGGCGAAGGCCGTCGCGGCAATGGCAACCGGGGCCGCCGCGGCGAACGCGATGGCGAGCCCCAGAGCGGACGCGGCCAGCGCGGCGAGCGCCAGGAGCGCACCGAAGGCAGCGAGAAGCCGCAACGTGCCGTCCAGACCGAGAAAGCCGAGAGGACCGAACGCGGCGAGCGTCCGGAACGGGGCGAGCGTCCGGAACGGGGCGAACGTCAGGAGCGCGGCGAAGGCCGTCGCGGTCGCGGTCAGCGCGGCCAGCGTGCCGAGGACGCGGAGCGCGCCGTCGAGGTCGCTGCAACGGAGAGCAACGAGGCCTTGCTGAAGGCCGCAGCGCCGGTTGTTGCAGCCGAGGTCGCGGTCAGCGCCGAAGCAGCTGTCGTCGAGCCGACCGCAGGCGAAGACGGCGCGCCCAGCGAGAAGCGCCGCCGCCGCGGCCGTGGTCGCGGTCGCCGCTCCGGCGAAGCCCAGGCCGCTGGCACCAGCGTCGCCACCGAAGAAGCGCTGGCGGGCGAAGCTGCGGAGCTGGCACCCGAGGCTGAAGCCACTGCCGCCGAAGCAGTCCCCGTTCAGATCGAGGCGACCCCGGTCGCGGCGGTCGAGCCCGTCGAGACGCCTGCGCCGACGACTGAGCAGGCACGCGTCGAAGAGCCCGCCGCCGAGCCCTTCCCGGCTGCCGCGGTCGAAGCCGCGCCGGTTGCCGTGACCGAGGAAGCCATCGTGGCCGCAACGGTCACTGCCGAGCCGGCCGAGGTCGAGCCAACCGCCACAGCCGAAGAAGCCGCTGCGCTGCCCCTGCCGGTTGCCGAAGCGGTGACCGTCGAGGTCGCTGCAGAGGAGTCGGTCGAGGCCGCGCCGGCACCGGTGAAGCTCGAGACCGAAGTCGCCGCGGAAACCGAGGTGCCTGCCGAAGTGACTTCTGTCGAGACCGAGCCGGCCATCACTGCGGAAGCGCCCACGCTGATCGAGCGTGCGGTTGCCGCGCAGGCGCCCGAAGAAGCCCCTGCGGCGGCAAGCGAGGCCGAAGCCAGGCTGGCGCCGAGCGCACCGATCGAACTGCCGACGACGCCGACCGAAAGCGGCCTGATCATGATCGAGACCGATCCGTCCAAGCGTGCCGCATTCGGCACCGGCGCACCGGAACAGACCGTGCGCCTGGGTCGCAAGCCGCGCCCGGCCCCGGTCATCGCCGAGGAACCGCTGCAGCAGGTCGAGACCAACAAGTAA
- a CDS encoding amino acid aminotransferase: MSASIFAAVEMAPRDPILGLNEAFAADTRAEKVNLGVGVYYDDNGKIPLLAAVRSAEKARLEAMPPRGYQPIEGPAAYNGAVQNLLFGKDSALATSGQVVTVEALGGTGALKVGADYLKRLLPNASVYISDPSWENHRALFESAGFPVQNYAYYDAATRGVNFAGMKASLEAAPAGSIIVLHACCHNPTGADLSDAQWDEVVAVCRSRGLIPFLDMAYQGFADGIDADAVAVRAFSASGLQFFVSSSFSKSFSLYGERVGALSIVTASKEEAGRVLSQVKRVIRTNYSNPPIHGGAIVAAVLNSPELRQMWEDELAGMRDRIRAMRTSLVEQLKAEGVAQDFSFVIKQRGMFSYTGLTVDQVEKLKSDFGIYAVSTGRICLAALNSKNIGYVAKAIAQVVKG, encoded by the coding sequence ATGTCCGCTTCGATCTTCGCCGCCGTCGAGATGGCGCCCCGTGACCCGATCCTTGGCCTGAACGAGGCCTTCGCCGCCGACACCCGTGCCGAGAAGGTCAACCTCGGCGTCGGCGTCTACTACGACGACAACGGCAAGATCCCGCTGCTGGCTGCCGTGCGCAGCGCCGAAAAGGCCCGCCTCGAAGCCATGCCGCCGCGCGGCTACCAGCCGATCGAAGGTCCCGCCGCCTACAACGGCGCGGTGCAGAACCTGCTGTTCGGCAAAGACTCGGCGCTGGCCACCAGCGGCCAGGTCGTCACCGTCGAAGCCCTGGGCGGCACCGGCGCGCTGAAGGTCGGCGCGGATTACCTCAAGCGCCTGCTGCCGAACGCCAGCGTCTACATCTCCGACCCGAGCTGGGAGAACCACCGCGCGCTGTTCGAATCCGCCGGCTTCCCGGTCCAGAACTATGCCTACTACGACGCTGCCACCCGTGGCGTGAACTTCGCCGGCATGAAGGCCAGCCTGGAAGCCGCGCCCGCCGGCTCCATCATCGTGCTGCACGCCTGCTGCCACAACCCGACCGGCGCCGACCTGTCGGACGCCCAGTGGGATGAAGTGGTCGCCGTGTGCCGCAGCCGCGGCCTGATTCCCTTCCTCGACATGGCCTATCAGGGCTTCGCCGACGGCATCGACGCCGACGCCGTCGCGGTTCGCGCCTTCTCAGCCAGCGGCCTGCAGTTCTTCGTCTCCAGCTCCTTCTCCAAGAGCTTCTCGCTCTACGGCGAACGCGTCGGCGCACTGTCCATCGTCACCGCCAGCAAGGAAGAAGCCGGCCGCGTGCTGTCGCAGGTCAAGCGCGTGATCCGCACCAACTACTCCAACCCGCCGATCCACGGTGGCGCCATCGTCGCCGCGGTGCTGAACTCGCCCGAACTGCGCCAGATGTGGGAAGACGAGCTGGCCGGCATGCGCGACCGCATCCGCGCCATGCGCACCAGCCTCGTCGAGCAGCTCAAGGCCGAAGGCGTGGCGCAGGACTTCTCCTTCGTCATCAAGCAGCGCGGCATGTTCTCCTACACCGGCCTCACCGTCGACCAGGTCGAGAAGCTGAAGAGCGACTTCGGCATCTACGCCGTGTCCACCGGCCGCATCTGCCTGGCCGCGCTGAACTCGAAGAACATCGGCTACGTCGCCAAGGCCATCGCCCAGGTCGTCAAGGGCTGA
- a CDS encoding HAD-IA family hydrolase, producing MAERFDLIVFDWDGTLMDSATAIVHAIQASCRDLGLPEPSDERARYVIGLGLGDALRHAVPELRESDYPRMIERYRHHYLSRDHELTLFDGVEALLAELAARGRMLGVATGKSRAGLDRVLGNTGLGVHFHATRCADECFSKPHPAMLDELMDELGVMPEHTLMVGDTTHDLQMAKNAGVAALGVSFGAHPRAALEAESPLACVPTPGDMVRWLLGRA from the coding sequence ATGGCTGAGCGTTTCGATCTGATCGTGTTCGACTGGGACGGCACGCTGATGGATTCTGCCACGGCCATCGTGCATGCGATCCAGGCTTCGTGCCGCGATCTCGGTCTGCCCGAGCCGTCGGACGAGCGTGCGCGCTACGTGATCGGACTGGGCCTCGGCGATGCCCTGCGTCACGCCGTCCCCGAGCTGCGCGAGTCCGACTATCCGCGCATGATCGAGCGCTACCGCCACCATTATCTTTCGCGCGACCACGAGCTCACGCTTTTCGACGGTGTCGAGGCGCTGCTCGCCGAACTGGCCGCTCGCGGCAGGATGCTCGGCGTGGCGACCGGCAAGAGCCGGGCGGGGCTGGACCGCGTGCTGGGCAACACCGGGCTGGGCGTGCATTTCCATGCCACCCGCTGCGCCGACGAGTGCTTCTCCAAGCCGCATCCGGCGATGCTCGACGAGTTGATGGACGAGCTTGGCGTGATGCCCGAGCACACGCTGATGGTGGGCGATACGACTCACGACCTGCAGATGGCGAAGAATGCGGGTGTCGCTGCGCTGGGGGTCAGCTTCGGGGCGCATCCGCGTGCCGCACTCGAGGCGGAGTCGCCGCTGGCCTGCGTGCCGACGCCTGGCGACATGGTGCGCTGGCTGCTCGGCCGCGCCTGA
- a CDS encoding RluA family pseudouridine synthase has protein sequence MTTIEGKSIAVRHERIDEASAGQRIDNYLLRVAKGVPKSHIYRILRSGEVRVNGGRVQQTYRLAEGDEVRIPPIRVAEPTRSAPAPAGKPLPVVFEDEALIVIDKPAGKAVHGGSGVSYGVIEQLRVQRPEVRMLELAHRLDRETSGLLIVAKKRSALTALHDMMREGRIEKRYLTLVPGRWNNPLQHVKVALHKYLTGDGERRVRVSDEGKPAHSIVRLVQRWRDYSLLEVELKTGRTHQIRVHLAHLGFPLCGDDKYGDFALNKRLEGEGLKRMFLHAAKLKFAHPLTGEALSFEAPLPEELQGFVDRLGAPEKSHG, from the coding sequence ATGACGACTATCGAAGGCAAAAGCATTGCGGTAAGACACGAGCGTATCGACGAGGCTTCGGCCGGTCAGCGCATCGACAATTACCTGCTGCGCGTCGCCAAGGGCGTGCCCAAGAGCCACATCTATCGCATCCTGCGCAGCGGCGAGGTGCGCGTGAATGGCGGGCGGGTGCAGCAGACCTACCGTCTGGCGGAAGGCGATGAGGTGCGCATTCCGCCCATCCGCGTTGCCGAGCCGACCCGCAGCGCGCCCGCGCCCGCGGGCAAGCCCTTGCCCGTGGTGTTCGAGGACGAAGCGCTGATCGTCATCGACAAGCCGGCGGGCAAGGCGGTGCATGGCGGTAGCGGCGTGAGCTATGGCGTGATCGAGCAGTTGCGCGTGCAGCGTCCGGAGGTGCGCATGCTCGAGCTTGCGCACCGCCTCGACCGCGAGACATCGGGCCTGCTGATCGTGGCGAAGAAGCGCTCGGCGCTGACCGCGCTGCACGACATGATGCGCGAGGGGCGCATCGAGAAGCGTTACCTGACGCTGGTGCCCGGGCGCTGGAACAATCCGCTGCAGCACGTGAAGGTGGCGCTGCACAAGTACCTGACCGGGGACGGCGAGCGGCGCGTGCGGGTCAGCGACGAGGGCAAGCCTGCGCACAGCATCGTCCGTCTCGTGCAGCGTTGGCGCGACTACAGCCTGCTCGAGGTCGAGCTCAAGACCGGCCGTACTCACCAGATCCGCGTGCATCTGGCGCATCTGGGCTTCCCGCTGTGCGGTGACGACAAGTACGGTGACTTCGCGCTCAACAAGCGGCTCGAAGGCGAGGGGCTGAAGCGCATGTTCCTGCATGCGGCGAAGCTGAAGTTCGCCCACCCGCTGACGGGCGAGGCCCTGTCCTTCGAGGCGCCGCTGCCTGAGGAGCTGCAGGGCTTCGTCGATCGGCTGGGCGCACCGGAGAAGAGCCATGGCTGA